In Nitrosophilus alvini, the following are encoded in one genomic region:
- the glyQ gene encoding glycine--tRNA ligase subunit alpha has translation MITFSELLLKLQTYWANQGCTIMQPYDIPSGAGTFHPATFLKSLDNKPWSTAYVAPSRRPTDGRYGENPNRLGAYYQFQVLIKPSPDNIQELYLKSLEFLGLDIKKHDIRFVEDNWESPTLGAWGLGWEVWLDGMEITQFTYFQQVGGFTCEPVAVEITYGTERLAMYLQEVESVFDIVWNEFDGKKTTYGDVHKRGEFEFSRYNFEVADTDMLFEHFENARNECKRCLEEKLPLPAYDQCLLASHIFNTLDARKAISVTQRQNFILKVRELARGCAEVYKEVTELKESA, from the coding sequence ATGATAACATTCAGCGAACTTTTACTCAAGCTTCAGACATATTGGGCAAACCAGGGGTGCACTATAATGCAGCCATACGATATACCGAGCGGGGCCGGGACATTTCATCCCGCTACATTTCTTAAAAGCCTTGATAACAAACCCTGGTCAACGGCATATGTTGCACCTTCAAGAAGGCCTACCGACGGAAGATACGGAGAAAATCCGAACAGGCTGGGGGCTTATTATCAATTTCAGGTGCTCATAAAGCCTAGCCCCGACAATATTCAGGAACTTTATCTCAAAAGCCTTGAATTTCTGGGCCTTGATATAAAAAAGCACGACATTCGCTTTGTAGAAGATAACTGGGAGAGTCCTACTCTCGGAGCCTGGGGGCTTGGCTGGGAGGTGTGGCTTGACGGCATGGAAATTACACAGTTTACCTATTTTCAACAGGTAGGAGGTTTTACATGTGAACCTGTTGCCGTAGAAATTACATACGGGACTGAACGACTGGCCATGTATCTGCAAGAGGTGGAGAGTGTTTTTGATATCGTCTGGAATGAGTTTGACGGCAAAAAAACCACATACGGCGATGTGCATAAAAGAGGCGAATTTGAATTCAGCAGATACAATTTTGAAGTTGCCGATACGGATATGCTGTTTGAACATTTTGAAAATGCAAGAAATGAGTGTAAAAGGTGTCTTGAGGAAAAACTTCCGCTTCCGGCATATGACCAGTGTCTTTTGGCTTCTCATATTTTCAATACACTTGATGCGAGAAAGGCCATTTCAGTCACACAAAGACAGAACTTCATACTAAAAGTAAGAGAGCTCGCCAGAGGATGTGCGGAAGTTTACAAAGAGGTTACGGAGCTAAAAGAGAGCGCATGA
- a CDS encoding Nif3-like dinuclear metal center hexameric protein, which produces MKIIDIYNILDELSPFELQEKWDNSGLQVGTFYEEPENVVLSMDIDAELLERVPANTLLIVHHPLIFSPLKSLNFSEYPSILIREMIKKNISMIAMHTNFDKTHLNRYVAHKILDFESAICDDFICYYDVDMSFEEIADLVKKNLNLPILKSVKTKERIKRVALTTGSGGSLIKEVKADLFLTGDIKYHDAMEAKAVGLSMIDIGHYESERYFAEILASHLKKYEIEVIITPSKNPFEYL; this is translated from the coding sequence ATGAAAATTATAGATATATACAACATTCTTGATGAATTGAGTCCTTTCGAGCTTCAGGAGAAATGGGACAATAGCGGCCTTCAGGTTGGAACTTTTTACGAAGAGCCGGAAAATGTTGTACTTTCAATGGATATAGATGCCGAACTGCTGGAAAGAGTTCCGGCAAATACGCTGCTGATAGTTCATCATCCTCTTATTTTTTCTCCGCTGAAATCTCTTAATTTTAGCGAGTATCCTTCTATACTGATAAGAGAGATGATAAAGAAAAATATCTCAATGATTGCTATGCATACAAACTTTGATAAAACACATCTTAACAGATATGTGGCTCATAAAATTTTGGATTTTGAAAGCGCCATTTGTGACGATTTTATATGCTACTATGATGTGGATATGAGCTTTGAAGAGATTGCAGACTTGGTCAAAAAAAATCTGAATCTGCCGATTTTGAAAAGTGTAAAAACTAAAGAGCGTATAAAAAGAGTAGCTCTTACAACCGGATCTGGAGGATCGCTGATAAAAGAGGTAAAAGCAGACCTTTTTTTAACAGGTGATATAAAGTATCATGATGCAATGGAAGCAAAAGCGGTGGGTCTTAGTATGATAGATATAGGTCATTATGAGAGTGAACGCTATTTTGCGGAAATTCTGGCCTCTCATTTGAAAAAATATGAAATAGAGGTTATAATAACACCCTCAAAAAATCCTTTCGAATATTTATAA
- a CDS encoding zinc ribbon domain-containing protein, producing MKQYIEQLVELSKIDKEIDAFGPKIEAAKVRLENILKEEETIKKQIEQLNEEVAECEIKKKKNELHLQELAAKLEELAKKSAQVKTEKEAKALQLEEEIAKEQINFANEEIARYENICETKKEEIESLKQLLSELEEKLSATKEAVEKEIAQIEEERKKVFEKKEELISKMSQKVLAFYEKIRRWAGNTAVVPVKKQACMGCFMRINDKTYAKVIKGEEIVTCPHCGRILYLEKEEETV from the coding sequence ATGAAACAGTATATCGAACAGCTTGTTGAGCTCTCAAAGATAGACAAAGAGATAGACGCTTTCGGACCGAAAATCGAAGCGGCCAAAGTAAGACTAGAAAATATTTTAAAAGAAGAAGAGACTATCAAGAAGCAGATAGAGCAGCTCAATGAAGAAGTGGCAGAGTGCGAAATAAAGAAGAAAAAGAATGAACTTCATCTTCAGGAACTTGCAGCAAAGCTTGAGGAGCTTGCTAAAAAGAGCGCACAGGTAAAAACCGAAAAAGAGGCAAAGGCTCTGCAGCTTGAAGAAGAGATTGCCAAAGAGCAGATAAATTTTGCTAATGAAGAGATAGCAAGATATGAAAATATCTGCGAAACAAAGAAAGAGGAGATTGAGAGCCTTAAACAATTGCTTTCCGAACTGGAAGAGAAATTGAGCGCAACAAAAGAGGCTGTTGAAAAAGAGATTGCCCAGATAGAAGAAGAGAGAAAAAAAGTATTTGAGAAAAAAGAAGAGCTTATATCCAAAATGAGCCAAAAAGTTCTTGCTTTTTATGAGAAGATAAGAAGATGGGCAGGAAATACAGCGGTTGTACCTGTGAAAAAACAGGCATGTATGGGCTGCTTTATGAGAATAAATGATAAAACCTATGCAAAAGTTATAAAAGGAGAGGAGATAGTCACCTGTCCTCATTGTGGCAGAATACTCTATCTTGAAAAAGAGGAAGAGACGGTATAG
- the waaA gene encoding lipid IV(A) 3-deoxy-D-manno-octulosonic acid transferase: MFPIIYTLILSFVYLLSIPFLIFLSFKKKYRHSIPARFFLYKNPPFKKSGVWFHACSLGEVKSIRPLLERVKGIKNISVITQTGFDEAKSYGFDTRFLPFEILLFFWMKPQKVLVVAEAELWYLLFYLAKKRGTKTILVNGRISERSYPKYLKFRWFYRKIFENIDKVFCQRDIDRKRLEILGAKNVEVVGNIKSAQEFKPTRKLKRTEEILITAASTHEGEEELVLKAFKEYGRGKLVIVPRHPERFDRVWRLVKEFAKKEGFSCVRFSEDESFKADITVVDKMGELINIYAISNIVILGGSFVPIGGHNPLEPANFGCSLITGPNIFNQHETFSKVENYHICESENLADILKKELGKSYIKEKNDLSPIIREIECGMR, encoded by the coding sequence ATGTTTCCAATAATATACACTTTAATTTTATCTTTTGTATATCTGCTTTCTATCCCTTTTTTAATCTTTTTGTCTTTCAAAAAAAAATACAGGCATTCAATTCCGGCAAGATTTTTTCTTTATAAAAATCCTCCGTTCAAAAAAAGCGGAGTCTGGTTTCATGCCTGTTCTTTAGGTGAAGTAAAGTCTATACGTCCTCTTTTGGAGAGAGTAAAGGGTATCAAAAATATATCCGTGATAACGCAGACCGGATTTGATGAGGCAAAAAGTTACGGATTTGATACGAGATTTTTACCCTTTGAGATACTTCTTTTTTTCTGGATGAAGCCACAAAAAGTTCTTGTGGTGGCTGAAGCTGAACTATGGTATCTTCTTTTTTATCTTGCAAAAAAAAGAGGTACCAAAACGATACTTGTAAATGGGAGAATCAGCGAAAGGTCATACCCGAAATATCTAAAATTTCGCTGGTTTTACAGAAAAATTTTTGAAAATATTGACAAGGTTTTCTGCCAAAGAGATATCGATAGAAAAAGACTCGAGATTCTTGGTGCCAAAAATGTGGAAGTTGTCGGAAATATCAAATCGGCTCAGGAGTTCAAACCAACCAGAAAATTGAAAAGAACAGAGGAGATTCTCATAACGGCGGCCAGTACGCATGAGGGTGAAGAAGAACTGGTTTTGAAAGCTTTCAAAGAGTACGGCAGAGGAAAACTGGTAATAGTACCCAGACATCCCGAGAGGTTTGATAGAGTGTGGAGGCTTGTCAAAGAGTTTGCCAAAAAAGAGGGATTTAGTTGCGTACGTTTCAGTGAAGATGAGTCTTTCAAAGCCGATATTACCGTTGTGGACAAAATGGGAGAGCTTATAAACATATATGCAATCAGCAATATTGTAATTTTGGGAGGAAGTTTTGTCCCCATAGGAGGACATAATCCTCTGGAACCAGCAAATTTTGGCTGTTCTTTGATAACAGGCCCGAATATTTTCAATCAGCATGAGACTTTTTCAAAGGTGGAAAATTACCATATCTGTGAAAGTGAAAATTTGGCCGATATATTGAAAAAAGAGCTGGGAAAATCCTATATCAAAGAGAAAAACGATTTATCGCCAATTATCAGGGAGATAGAGTGTGGTATGAGATAA
- a CDS encoding DUF167 domain-containing protein — translation MWYEIIGDEILFYIKAQPNSSRNEFAGIYDDSLKVKIKAPAVEGAANKELVKFLSKSFKIPKSSIEFLGGETSKRKKIKMQYNEKIKEFVKKMGS, via the coding sequence GTGTGGTATGAGATAATCGGGGATGAGATACTGTTTTATATAAAAGCTCAACCCAACAGTTCCAGAAATGAATTTGCCGGTATTTACGATGATTCGCTGAAAGTCAAGATAAAAGCTCCTGCGGTAGAGGGTGCGGCAAACAAAGAGCTTGTAAAATTTCTTTCGAAAAGTTTCAAAATACCCAAAAGTTCCATTGAGTTTTTGGGAGGAGAAACGAGCAAACGCAAAAAGATAAAGATGCAGTATAATGAGAAAATTAAAGAGTTTGTGAAGAAGATGGGGAGTTGA
- a CDS encoding RluA family pseudouridine synthase produces MKEKAYKVLALQLGISNKKAKELIDRGLVYAGGKKVLIARGEIDTKTKFKVKETNPVKKIFEDENIIAVDKPAHISSEEIEKESGAKLLHRLDKETSGVLLLVKNEEFRKRAIEEFRKGRVFKEYIAWVQGIVAEETKIDLPILTDKKGHRARSRISYSKGKEALTTITPLEIAAKKTKVKAVIKTGRTHQIRVHLSRIDHPIIGDTYYSGPEYERVMLHAKKIELLGYSFEAPQPKEFEKFI; encoded by the coding sequence ATGAAAGAGAAAGCATACAAGGTACTGGCTTTGCAGCTTGGTATCTCCAATAAAAAAGCAAAAGAGTTGATCGACAGAGGGCTTGTATATGCGGGAGGCAAAAAAGTCTTGATTGCCAGAGGAGAGATCGATACAAAGACAAAGTTCAAAGTAAAAGAGACAAATCCTGTAAAAAAGATTTTTGAAGATGAAAATATTATTGCGGTTGACAAACCGGCACACATTTCAAGTGAAGAGATAGAAAAGGAGAGCGGAGCCAAGCTTTTGCACAGACTTGACAAAGAGACAAGCGGAGTGCTGCTGCTTGTAAAAAATGAAGAGTTTAGGAAAAGAGCTATTGAAGAGTTTAGAAAAGGAAGAGTTTTTAAAGAGTATATCGCATGGGTTCAGGGGATTGTCGCCGAGGAGACAAAAATCGATTTGCCAATTTTGACGGACAAAAAAGGACACAGGGCGAGAAGCAGAATTTCCTATTCAAAAGGAAAAGAGGCTTTGACCACAATTACGCCTTTGGAAATTGCTGCAAAAAAGACAAAGGTCAAAGCGGTGATAAAAACCGGAAGAACCCATCAGATAAGAGTTCATCTCTCAAGAATAGATCATCCGATTATCGGAGATACATATTATAGCGGACCAGAATATGAAAGAGTTATGCTTCATGCCAAAAAAATAGAGCTTTTAGGATACTCGTTTGAAGCGCCCCAGCCAAAGGAGTTTGAAAAATTTATATAA